The Sinorhizobium alkalisoli genomic interval TCGGTGGAGCGGTCTCGCTCTGTCCTTGTTCTCTTTTTGTTCTTATACTATCCGACTGTCATGGTCGAGACGATCGGAGAAGCATTCAGCCTGGGTTGGCAGTTACGGGCGCGCTGCGCGTTCGGCAAGCGCGAGGGCATGAAGTCGGTCCGGCAGTGCGTCTGGAGCTACGATCTCGACATGCTGACGCTGGTGACGACGCGAGGCAGGGACTTCCCGCTTGCAATGCTCGCGAGCCGGCTTCGATGTCCGCGGTGCGGTTCACGATCGGTGGCCGTCGTGTTCATACCGCCGTCGGAAGGCGATAGGCGGCGAGGTGCCGCGTGATCAGCAGGAGGGCTGCCGCTTTGCACGCTCAGCTCGCGCCAGGCACGGCAGCTGAAAACGGCCGCGCCAAATGCCTGCGCCACGGGCTCTCGCCTCGTCCTGGGCATCTGCATAGGCTCCATTGCTGTACCGCTCCCAATCTACCGCATTGCCGCTCTTAACCAGCCAGCGGTTGACTTCGCGGCTGTCGGCGCGGAAGCATCTTCCGACGAACCGCCCGTAGCGATCGCGATCGACGAATTCACAGCTGGTCGGACGGGACGCCGCTAGAAAGCGGTCAAGCGCGGCAGCCGCCTCCTTGCCACACCGATAGGCGCGTCCGTTTTCATCCTCGCATTGCTGCCAGCTCTCCGGAGCGTCGACTCCGTTCAATCGAATCCGTTCGCCTCTGATCTCTATCGTGTCGCCATCAATAACCGAAGCGCGTCCGATTAGAGGCTCGACGGCGCTTGCGCTCTGGGAGATTGAAAGAAGGGCGATCGAGGCAATAGCAAAGCAGTGGCGAAACATCATTGACCGGGTAGGCCACACTGCCAGGCACCCGGTCAAGTAGACTAACCCATTTGTACAGCTTTTGCCGGTGTATGCTCGCAGTTACTATCAGCGCGCGAGAGTGTTGGAAGAGCGTATGGGCAATCGGCAAAGTTATCGAGGTCAACAGCGAGGCTCGGTGCTTCTCAAAGCGCCGGGCCTCGTGGTGCTTGGGATCGCGATGGGGGCGGCCGGTGGTTCGACTGTCTTTGACATGGTGACAGGGGGCTCCAGCATCACCGGGGTGGGGCTGTCCTGTAACATCAAGGGCAACGTCAGCATCGACACGGGTGAGCGAATTTTCCATGTGCCCGGCCAGGAATATTACTCGCGGACGAAGATAAGCCCTCAATATGGGGAACGTTGGTTCTGTTCGGAAGCCGAGGCGCGTGCCGCTGGATGGCGCAAGTCTCGTCGGTGACATTTGGCGGTTCTGCGCGTTTACTGCGCGATGACAAAGGCATCATCGAAGAACAAACCACCGGAGCCGCCTGACCCAATGCCGGCGCGTGTCGACCCTTGCCTCGCAACACTCGTCGACAAGCCGCCGAACGGGCACGATTGGGCCTTTGAAGTGAAATGGGACGGCTACCGGCTTGCCGTCCATATCGTATCCGATCGCGTGCGGCTGATCACGCGCGGAGGCTATGACTGGACGGACCGCTTTCCGGCTATTGCTGCCGAGGCGCCGCGGCTGAAGGTGAAAACGGCTATCTTCGACGGTGAGGCCGTCGTGCTCGACAAGCAGGGCCGATCAGACTTCGGCATGCTGCAGCGCGCCCTCAGTCGCCGGCCGGCCGCGCATGAGCCAGACGAAATCATCTTCTTCGCCTTCGATCTTCTCTATCTCGACGGGTGTGATCTACGGCGGCTGCCGCAGCGCGAACGACGACGCCTGCTCGAACCGATCCTTGCCGGCCGCGACGGCGCGATTCGCCTGTCCGAAGAAGTGGAGGCGGACGGCGACGAGCTGCTGCGTATCGCCTGCACGCATGGTCTCGAGGGAATCATCGCCAAGCATCGCGAGCGCCCCTATCGCTCTGGCCGCCGGCCAGACTGGCTGAAAATCACCTGTAGCCGCCGCGACAGCTTCGTCATCGTCGGCTTCGAGCCGTCAGAAGCGACGCCTGGCGCGATCGGCCGGTTGTTGCTGGCGGCGCGCAAGGGCGGCGAACTCGTCTATGTCGGCGGCTGCGGAACCGGCTGGAGCCGCCAGGAATCGGTCAAGCTGCGGGAGCTCCTCGAGGAGATCGAGACGAAGTCGCCGGCGGTGAACCTAAAGCGGAAGGGCGCGGTCTTCACCGAGCCGTTCCTGGTCGCGACAGTGGAGTATCGCGCCTGGACAGAGGATGGCAAGCTGCGGCATCCGTCTTTCAAGGGGATCAGGGAACCGGCGGACGACGCAACGGTGTTTCAATTAGCTCCCTAAAAGGCGAGGCGCGTAGAATCCTGCGTCTCCATTTCGGGCGACTTCCGAGGCTCATGATTAAAAAGCAACTTTGTGCGTATCGAGGTGAACTTTTGCCTTGGTTATCAGCGCTTTAAGTTCTTCGATGCGGTTAAGCGCGTTGAAGTGCACTGATACGTTTTCCACCGTCACAACGAACATATTCTTCCCGCGACCATCATTGAAAACGGTAATCTTAAGGCCGTCCACTTCATACTCGACCTCTGAGAAGGCGAAGCGATCAGTTCTCAGCGTCGCCTTTGCGAGTTTTTCCAGCGATGTAAGAAGCTTGGGAATGTTGTCGTACTGTATCATCGCGCTGGCTTCCTGCGGATAGTCACCAATTGACTCGAGCGCAACGCGAACAAAATACGCGACGTACCTTCTGTCAGGGACGACCGCCTCGCGGGCTTCCACTTCGATCGTCCCCATGGCCTGCAAGGTGCCCATTGATGAGTAACCGCGGACAACTACGTCACTTCCTTCGACCGGATGTGCCGTTGCCTCGTCGTTGTGCAGATTTGCCAAGTTCATACGCCTTCTCCCCCCATTGATTATGCTGCAACTACAAGGTTGCAGAACTGCTAACAAAGTCAATATTACGTGTAGGCTAATTCGAGGGAGGTATGCTCGCCGGGAAATTGCGGTCGCGGCAATGAGCTCACGACCTTCATCACCCAATTAGGCAACTTGGCCCAGGCGCGGCGAAGCTGGTCTATTGAGGCATCTAATTTGGAGGAGCACATGAAATTCGGGATGAGGAAGCCAAGCTTGAAGAAAAGCCTCGCGGCTCGCACCTCTGTAAAGCGTATGGTTCGCCACAACTTGGGTGTGAAAGCACCAAGGGGCTATGGATGGATCACCGATCCCAAGAAGGCGGCATACAACCGAATTTACAGTCGGACGACCTTCAGTTTCTGGAGTTTGTTAGGGAGGTTATTCGGTCGCGGATAGCCGAGTAGTGGTAGCTGAGGCAGAGCGGTTTGGCGCAGCCGCTGCGGTCCCGCGATGTATCTTTGAGAAGGTGTGGTCGGGAATCAACAATCGGAACCAATGGTGAACATTGCCGAGATTCGTCCGGGACTTTTTCGGGACTTTATGTTCCCGAACCAGCATTTTGGGCGCCTTTTGTTCCGCTTTAGCGGAAACCGCCTGACGGCGAAGACTCCGAATTCTCATTGAAATTCAAGTAGATAAATGGTCGGAGCGGCGGGATTCGAACCCACGACCCCTTGACCCCCAGTCAAGTGCGCTACCGGGCTGCGCTACGCTCCGACCCGCTTTGTTACAAGCCCGCTCTCATTAGTCGGAACGCTCAGTCGGCGCAAGGGAAAAATGGAGATCCTTGTCCCGATCTGCCACCGTTGAAAAAGCGCGTTTTGTGATTTGGATCACGGCCCTGCCGCGGATACACTACGCCGGCAACAACAGGAGAAGCCCGATGAAGAGCATCCTCGTATTTGCGGCCGCCTTCGTCCTGTCGACGACGGCGGCGTCCGCCGCATGCCTTGGCCACGACAAGACGGCCTCGACCAGCACGGTGGACAAGGAGATCACGACGGCGAGCGTGACCAAAGCCGAACAGTCCACCCCGAGCGATGACCTCCTCCTGCAGCGGAAGCTGCAGCAAGACGAAATGGCCGCTGAAGAATAGACGGCAGCGTTCATCAGAGGGCCTCGCAGCGCGCCCGCCGCGCTGTGAGGTCCTGTCGTTTCAACAAACACGCAATCCGCTCCGCGTGCCGCCGCACCGCGCCACTTCGGACGGCGTCAGCGCCGCCGTCGTGCCGCCAGACGCAGATAGATTTCCTCCGTCCGGTCGAGCATCTGCTCAAGCGTGAAGCGGTTCCTGCGGGCTTCTGCCGCGTCGGCGAGCTCTGCATATCTCTCCGGATCGGCGGCGGCGATCATCGCCTTGGCGAGTTGCGAGACGTCGTCGCTATTGCCGACGATGAAGCCGTTTTCACCGTGGTCGACAGCGGTGCGCGCGCCGCCGACGTTCGAAATGATGATCGGCCGGGCCGCGGCGACGGCCTCGAGCATCACATAGGACATCGCCTCGTAGCGGCTCGGCATGACGATGAGGTCGAAGGCGCAGACGGCTTGCGGACCTGTAAATGCCGAGGTGAGGTGGATGCGGTCCTTCAATCCACTTTCGTCGATGCATTGCCGGAGTTCTTCTTCCGCATCGCCGGAGCCGATCATTACCAGGTGGCTGTTGCCGACCGACCGGGCGGCGCGCTGAAAGGCTTCGAGCAGGCGCTCCGGCGCCTTCTGGGCTGCCAGCCGGCCGATGAAGCCGTAAACGAACGCATCGGCTGGAATGCCGAGGCTCGCGCGCACGGTCTTGGCCAGGCCGGGGGAGGGGGCGAGAACGCCGTTGACGATGATCGAAATCCGCGCTTCCGGAAGGCCGAGAGTGAGGGCATGGGCGCGTTCATCGTCGGAAACCGTTATCAGGTGATCGGTGAAGAACCAGGCGAGCGCCGCTTCGATTGCGCCATAGATGAACCTGCCGCCGCGACCCAGCGTCGGGTCCATGGTGCGGAATGCGTGCGGCGTGTAGACCCGCGGCACGTGCCGGCCCGGAAGCCTCAGCCGCGTCAGGGCTCCCGCTTTGGAACTGTGGCCGTGAATGACGTCGAATGGTCCGGCCTCGCGAATGATCCGCTGTATGGCGCGAAAGGCGGGCAGGTCGGAGGGCCCGGGCGCACGATGCATATCGACCGCGTGCATGGCGGGAAGACCGATCTCCTTCAATTCGCGCAGGAAATCGTCTTCGGCGCGCCGGGGCGAATAGACGGCCTCGACATGGTGGCCGCGCGCATGCATGCCGCGGCAGAGATCGAGGAAGTGCCTTCCGGATCCGCCGCCACTCGGCTCGAGGACTTCAAGGAGCCGCAATGGCTTGGCTGCCGGTCTGACGGTCAGAGACATGCTCATGCAAGCCTATGGGCGCGCGCTTGCCGCCGGCTGCGATATTCGAGGGCGGCGCATCCCCAGATGACGCCGAGCAGCATGTAGAAATGGCGCCAGTGATCGGTGTCGATGACGTTGCCGATGCCGACATGGCCGATCAGCGTGATCCAGCTGATCATCAGGTGGGGCTGCCAAGGCCGGTCGAGCAGCAGGAAACGGAACCCGAGCGAAAGCGTCCAGAGAATCAGCGTCACGTAAGCCGCAAAGCCCAGCCAGCCATAGGATGTCAGGCACTTCAGCCAGATATTGTGCTCGTCTTCCGGAAAGATCGTGCTGAATACCATGGGGCCGATGCCGAGCGGCTTTTCCATGGACATGAGAAAGCCGATACGGTGGCGCTCGAAGCGGCCGAGATGTCCGCCGTCATAGTCCTGCACGAGCTGGGTACGGTTTGAGAAGAGTGACGAAACCTGCTCCGACTGCAGCGCGACCGCCAGGGCCGCCGCAATGAAGAGGATGCCGCAGAGCGCCAGCACGAGAATTCTGAGGCGGAAGAGGCCGCTTCGCTCCTTCAGAAGCATGATGAAAACGAGGGCGAGGACGCCGAAGAGATTGAGTGCCCAGGCCGCCCGCGAAAAGGAGAGGAAAACGCCGAGCGTCAGCACGACGAGCCCGGCAACCTTCAGCGGCGCGCGGCGGATCGGTTGCGTAAGGAGCCCGTGGAGCAGGTAGAGCACCGGCGCGGCGAGATAGGGCCCGAAGACGTTCGGATCCTGAAATGCGCCCTTTGCCCGATCGTAGAGCGTGAAGCTGCTCGCCCCGGGAATTGCACCGAAATAGCCGAGAATGCCGAGGAGGGCGGTGACGACCGCCGCCGCCGCCCATGCATCGAAGATCAACCGCAAACGCCGGTGGCGTTCCTCGATGATGGCGGCGAAGAAGACGGCCGAAAGCGCGAGAAAGCCGGAGACGGCCATATAGATCGGCCCGTCCGAGAGGTCGGCCATCACCGTTAACGATAGAACGCCGCCGACCATGAAGAGGATGAGTAAGGCGAGCAGGGGGGCAGTGGCGCGCGAAATCCTCAGGCCAAACAGGGCCCAGAGGCCGATCAGGCCGGTCAGGAACACTTCATAGGGTGCCGGCTCTGCGAGGACGAAGCCAGAGCCGAATACGGCCAGTGCCACCAGGCCGGAGCCGAGGATCGAAATCGCCGCAAGCTGCGGCCGGAGCACGGCGGGACGGAGAATGCTGGCGGTACTCAATACGCGTTTTCCGTGTTGAGCAGGCGCATCGGCGTCAGAAATAGGATCTTCAGGTCGAGGAAGAGCGACCAGTTCTCGATGTAATAGAGGTCGAAGGCCGTGCGAAAGCGGATCTTCTCGTCATTGTCGACTTCGCCGCGCCAGCCGTTGATCTGCGCCCAACCGGTCACGCCGGGTTTGACGCGATGGCGGGCAAAATAGCCTTCGACGACATCCGAATAGATGCGGTCCTGCGTCTGCGCGTGAACTGCATGCGGGCGCGGGCCGACCAGCGAGAGCTCGCCTTTCAGCACGTTGAAGATCTGCGGCAGCTCGTCGATCGAGGATTTGCGCAGAAAGCGGCCCACCGGCGTCACGCGCGGATCGCCCTTGGTGACGGCGTTGCGCGCGGTCGGATCGCTCAGATGCGTGTACATCGAGCGGAACTTATAGACTTCGATGATCTCGTTGTTGAAGCCGTGTCGCTTCTGCTTGAAGATGATCGGGCCCGGCGAGGTGAGCTTCACGGCGACGGCCGCCCCGAGCATTACCGGCCAGAGCATCGCGAGCGCGACCAGGCTGAAGAAGACATCGAAGCATCGCTTGGCGACGGAATCCCAATCGGCGATCGGCTTGTCGAAGATGTCGAGCATCGGCACCTTTCCGACATGGGAATAGCTGCGGGGGCGGAAGCGCAGATTGTTGGCATGGGCGGCAAGGCGTATGTCGACCGGCAGCACCCAAAGTTTCCTCAGCAGCGTGAGGATGCGGTCTTCCGCCGTCAGCGGCAGCGAGAAGATCAGCATGTCGATGCGGGCCATCCGTGCGAACTCGACGAGTTCGTCGACGGTGCCAAGCTTCGGATAGCCGGCGATGACATTCGGCGAGCGGCGCTCGTCCCGGTCGTCGAAAATGCCGCAAATTCGGATGTCGTTATCGGGCTGATGCTCGATCGTGCGGATCAGTTCCTTTGCCGGTGCACCGCCGCCGATGATGACGGCGCGGCGTTCCATCGTGCCGTTACGAGACCAATGCTTGACCGAATAGGCGATGAAGGCGCGTTCGGCGACGAGGAACAGCACGCCTGCGGCGAACCAGCCGCCGACCCAGACACGGGAATAGAGATGGCCCGATTTCAGGAAGAACAGAGTCAATGCGATTACGCCGAAGGCGCCGGTCCAGGCGCCAAGGATGCGGGGCATCATCCGCAGCCATGCCCTGAGGGCAGGCACCTGATAGGCATCGGCGAGTTGCATGGTGATGACCGCAAAGGCCGAGCCGCCGGTCAGAATAGCAATATACACCGGCAGGTCTGCAAGCGATGGGCCGACATATTGCGTATTGATCGCATAGCCAATGGCGAAGAGGGCGCAAAAGTCCAGGAGCCGAATCAGGCCAATCATCATGGCGGGCGAATAGGTGTCGGCGCGAAACTGAAGCGCTATCTGACGGGCCAGCGGATTGAGCCCGGCTGGAGCCTTTTCCGCCTGTGTCGCTTCGCGGTCGATCGTGGCGATCGTTGACACCTTTTTGCGAAGCGCTTCTGCGTCGAAGCTTTCGGTCCCGTCAAACTGATTCATAGTCTCTATCCGGCGCTTACTCCTGCTGCATGTCTCCTTAAATCGATCTCGATCTTGGGATGAAGACACGCAGCACTTCCAGGTGCTGCAGCGATCTTTATGGATGCGCGGCGCTGGGTTTCGGGATAGCAGAAAGCCACTAAGAAACGCTTACGTCGTGCGAAGCCGCGCGTCTGCGTAGAGGGCTTCTTCCGTAAGCTCGCGATAGAGCTGCATAATGCGGTGGGCCATGGTCGAGGCCGAGAAGCGCATCCTGATCCGCTCGGGGTCCGGCATCGTCCGGTCGGC includes:
- a CDS encoding thermonuclease family protein — translated: MMFRHCFAIASIALLSISQSASAVEPLIGRASVIDGDTIEIRGERIRLNGVDAPESWQQCEDENGRAYRCGKEAAAALDRFLAASRPTSCEFVDRDRYGRFVGRCFRADSREVNRWLVKSGNAVDWERYSNGAYADAQDEARARGAGIWRGRFQLPCLARAERAKRQPSC
- a CDS encoding succinoglycan biosynthesis protein exoi, producing MGNRQSYRGQQRGSVLLKAPGLVVLGIAMGAAGGSTVFDMVTGGSSITGVGLSCNIKGNVSIDTGERIFHVPGQEYYSRTKISPQYGERWFCSEAEARAAGWRKSRR
- the ligD gene encoding non-homologous end-joining DNA ligase, with translation MTKASSKNKPPEPPDPMPARVDPCLATLVDKPPNGHDWAFEVKWDGYRLAVHIVSDRVRLITRGGYDWTDRFPAIAAEAPRLKVKTAIFDGEAVVLDKQGRSDFGMLQRALSRRPAAHEPDEIIFFAFDLLYLDGCDLRRLPQRERRRLLEPILAGRDGAIRLSEEVEADGDELLRIACTHGLEGIIAKHRERPYRSGRRPDWLKITCSRRDSFVIVGFEPSEATPGAIGRLLLAARKGGELVYVGGCGTGWSRQESVKLRELLEEIETKSPAVNLKRKGAVFTEPFLVATVEYRAWTEDGKLRHPSFKGIREPADDATVFQLAP
- a CDS encoding glycosyltransferase, which produces MSLTVRPAAKPLRLLEVLEPSGGGSGRHFLDLCRGMHARGHHVEAVYSPRRAEDDFLRELKEIGLPAMHAVDMHRAPGPSDLPAFRAIQRIIREAGPFDVIHGHSSKAGALTRLRLPGRHVPRVYTPHAFRTMDPTLGRGGRFIYGAIEAALAWFFTDHLITVSDDERAHALTLGLPEARISIIVNGVLAPSPGLAKTVRASLGIPADAFVYGFIGRLAAQKAPERLLEAFQRAARSVGNSHLVMIGSGDAEEELRQCIDESGLKDRIHLTSAFTGPQAVCAFDLIVMPSRYEAMSYVMLEAVAAARPIIISNVGGARTAVDHGENGFIVGNSDDVSQLAKAMIAAADPERYAELADAAEARRNRFTLEQMLDRTEEIYLRLAARRRR
- a CDS encoding O-antigen ligase family protein, encoding MSTASILRPAVLRPQLAAISILGSGLVALAVFGSGFVLAEPAPYEVFLTGLIGLWALFGLRISRATAPLLALLILFMVGGVLSLTVMADLSDGPIYMAVSGFLALSAVFFAAIIEERHRRLRLIFDAWAAAAVVTALLGILGYFGAIPGASSFTLYDRAKGAFQDPNVFGPYLAAPVLYLLHGLLTQPIRRAPLKVAGLVVLTLGVFLSFSRAAWALNLFGVLALVFIMLLKERSGLFRLRILVLALCGILFIAAALAVALQSEQVSSLFSNRTQLVQDYDGGHLGRFERHRIGFLMSMEKPLGIGPMVFSTIFPEDEHNIWLKCLTSYGWLGFAAYVTLILWTLSLGFRFLLLDRPWQPHLMISWITLIGHVGIGNVIDTDHWRHFYMLLGVIWGCAALEYRSRRQARAHRLA
- a CDS encoding undecaprenyl-phosphate glucose phosphotransferase, whose translation is MNQFDGTESFDAEALRKKVSTIATIDREATQAEKAPAGLNPLARQIALQFRADTYSPAMMIGLIRLLDFCALFAIGYAINTQYVGPSLADLPVYIAILTGGSAFAVITMQLADAYQVPALRAWLRMMPRILGAWTGAFGVIALTLFFLKSGHLYSRVWVGGWFAAGVLFLVAERAFIAYSVKHWSRNGTMERRAVIIGGGAPAKELIRTIEHQPDNDIRICGIFDDRDERRSPNVIAGYPKLGTVDELVEFARMARIDMLIFSLPLTAEDRILTLLRKLWVLPVDIRLAAHANNLRFRPRSYSHVGKVPMLDIFDKPIADWDSVAKRCFDVFFSLVALAMLWPVMLGAAVAVKLTSPGPIIFKQKRHGFNNEIIEVYKFRSMYTHLSDPTARNAVTKGDPRVTPVGRFLRKSSIDELPQIFNVLKGELSLVGPRPHAVHAQTQDRIYSDVVEGYFARHRVKPGVTGWAQINGWRGEVDNDEKIRFRTAFDLYYIENWSLFLDLKILFLTPMRLLNTENAY